One stretch of Eretmochelys imbricata isolate rEreImb1 chromosome 1, rEreImb1.hap1, whole genome shotgun sequence DNA includes these proteins:
- the LOC144259672 gene encoding olfactory receptor 52B2-like gives MMAVFNLTHFDASAFFLMGIPDLEGAHIWISIPFSIFYIMGLLENFTLLYVIAKEQTLHKPMYLPLSMLALTEIGTSTSIVSKPLLLSRQPFRANRMIPHTCCDHMAMVKMSCGDITVNRMYGLLIAFVITMLDLTLIALSYGLFITVSSKKAHQKSFTTCTDHIGVMKMSYPSFLFSTVTYRFGQGIAPHLHIILTNLYYLLLPMFNPIIYGAKTFELREKLFPRPFSMSRLHDLQPVRFQTAPRKHLYMLILHTLYFLTLVFCTDTKWWDLLPPLESEEPR, from the exons ATGATGGCAGTTTTCAACCTCACACACTTTGACGCTTCAGCATTCTTTCTAATGGGCATCCCTGACTTGGAAGGTGCTCACATctggatttccatccctttctctaTTTTCTACATTATGGGCCTGCTGGAAAATTTCACGCTTCTCTATGTTATAGCCAAGGAGCAGACTTTGCACAAGCCGATGTACCTGCCGCTCTCCATGCTGGCACTGACAGAAATCGGCACATCTACTTCCATCGTGTCAAAG cccctgctcctgagcaggcAGCCATTCCGTGCCAACCGCATGATCCCACATACATGCTGTGACCACATGGCCATGGTGAAGATGTCGTGTGGCGACATTACAGTCAACAGGATGTATGGTTTGCTAATAGCATTTGTAATCACTATGTTAGACCTGACACTTATTGCCCTGTCCTATGGTCTGTTCATCACAGTATCCTCCAAGAAAGCCCACCAGAAATCTTTCACCACTTGCACAGACCATATCGGTGTGATGAAGATGTCTTacccttccttcctcttctccactgTGACATACCGGTTTGGTCAGGGAATTGCTCCCCATCTTCACATCATCTTGACCAACCTATAttacctcctcctccccatgttcaATCCTATCATTTATGGGGCCAAAACCTTCGAGCTTCGTGAGAAATTGT tcccccgccccttctccatgAGCCGGCTCCATGACTTGCAGCCAGTTCGTTTCCagaccgcaccaaggaaacaCCTATACATGCTCATCCTCCACACCCTTTACTTCCTCACCCTCGTCTTCTGCACCGacacaaagtggtgggacctcctgccacctctggagaGTGAGGAGCCCCGGTag